One window of the Eucalyptus grandis isolate ANBG69807.140 chromosome 8, ASM1654582v1, whole genome shotgun sequence genome contains the following:
- the LOC120286920 gene encoding O-acyltransferase WSD1-like, with product MELIKEDDGLEPVSPTGEYFNSKVMSVSILGILESEIPIDDSQATALIKDVFLPINPRFSSIMVMGKKGARKWKKVEVNVENHVHVPSFSFPKGSSSPSENDSFLKTYISQIAMQPFPQGQPLWEIHIIKCPTSEAQGTLIFKLHHALGDGYSLVGALLSCLQRADNPSLPITFPSVSNFSSANKDDRNIGLRKVVSRCFSPLVNTVKDFGWSVFKSTCIEDDLSPIRCGSESFQPFMVSTVTFSLDRIKEIKSRLRVTVNDVIMGTIFLATRMYMQRASTNSNLSTNSTALVLLNTRNLRDYKS from the exons ATGGAGTTGATAAAAGAGGATGATGGCCTTGAGCCAGTGAGCCCTACAGGAGAGTACTTCAACAGTAAAGTGATGTCGGTTTCTATTCTTGGTATATTGGAATCAGAAATTCCGATTGATGACTCCCAAGCTACGGCGCTGATCAAAGATGTTTTCCTCCCAATAAACCCTCGCTTCTCTTCTATCATG GTGATGGGAAAGAAGGGAGCAAGAAAGTGGAAGAAGGTGGAAGTGAATGTGGAAAACCATGTGCACGTCCccagtttttcctttccaaaggGTTCATCATCTCCATCCGAGAATGATAGTTTCCTCAAAACTTACATTTCACAAATAGCCATGCAACCATTTCCGCAAGGCCAACCATTGTGGGAAATACATATTATCAAGTGTCCAACCAGTGAAGCACAAGGAACCCTAATTTTCAAGCTTCACCATGCGCTTGGTGATGGCTATTCTCTTGTAGGTGCTCTCTTGTCTTGCCTTCAAAGAGCTGACAATCCTTCTCTTCCAATAACCTTTCCCTCGGTCAGTAACTTCAGCTCAGCCAATAAAGATGACAGAAACATTGGACTTCGGAAGGTAGTTAGCAGATGTTTTTCACCACTGGTCAACACTGTAAAAGATTTCGGTTGGAGCGTCTTCAAAAGCACTTGTATCGAGGACGATTTGTCACCAATTCGGTGTGGGTCGGAGAGCTTCCAGCCATTTATGGTGTCGACAGTCACGTTCTCGTTGGATCGCATCAAAGAGATCAAGTCCCGCCTTCGAGTG ACTGTCAACGATGTGATTATGGGAACAATCTTCTTGGCGACTCGAATGTACATGCAAAGAGCGAGCACAAACTCAAATCTGAGCACCAACTCGACAGCACTGGTGTTGCTAAATACGAGGAATTTGCGAGATTACAAGTCGTGA
- the LOC120286766 gene encoding uncharacterized protein LOC120286766 has protein sequence MKKCRNAEAVAKHISRTLRNSSMVISNVMGPVEKLSLANHPVKGMYYTVAGTPESLRITIFSYAGNLRVAVGAEQGFIDSELYTRSLVNAFDTILRDACWKQ, from the exons ATGAAGAAATGCAGAAACGCAGAG GCAGTAGCAAAGCACATCAGCAGGACATTGAGAAACTCGAGCATGGTCATCTCCAACGTTATGGGGCCAGTGGAGAAATTGTCCCTGGCAAATCATCCTGTTAAAGGCATGTACTACACCGTTGCCGGCACACCGGAG AGTCTCCGCATAACGATCTTCAGCTATGCGGGAAATCTAAGAGTAGCTGTGGGAGCTGAGCAAGGCTTCATAGACTCCGAGCTGTACACCCGCTCCCTGGTCAATGCTTTCGACACAATCCTTCGCGACGCATGTTGGAAGCAGTAG